The following proteins come from a genomic window of Candidatus Bathyarchaeota archaeon:
- a CDS encoding 3-isopropylmalate dehydratase large subunit produces the protein MSSHFRDEIIKDKGLTFSEKILSIKRVDSPGVRALAEDIIVASVDLSMATDGTGPLAIKVFNEMNAEKVWDSNKIVLNIDHTFPPSSEQIANLHKLMREFSIKYRIPLQEGNICHQYLLERYVVPGMLIAGADSHTTTHGALGAFAIGIGSSEAAAVWASGEIWLKVPKTIKIIFEGKLPKGVFAKDLALEVVKKLGANGANYKAIEYSGELIQELSISSRATLTNMAAEAGAKAAIIEADKKTLNYLKSTERKPMLLITSGKEADYEKILSINVEELSPRVAVPHKVDNVKPIEEVEGTPINQAFLGSCTNGRLEDLEAAAEILKGRKVKENVRFIVTPASKTVFNEALKNGILEVLMEAGAIITNPTCGACVGTHLGVLGDEEVCISSSNRNFIGRMGSKTSKVYLASPATVAASAIEGVITDPRRFL, from the coding sequence ATGAGTTCTCACTTTAGAGATGAAATTATTAAGGATAAGGGATTAACTTTTTCAGAAAAAATCCTTTCAATTAAACGCGTTGACAGCCCTGGGGTAAGAGCTTTAGCTGAAGATATAATAGTGGCTAGTGTGGATTTAAGCATGGCTACTGATGGGACAGGCCCCTTAGCTATTAAAGTTTTTAATGAAATGAATGCTGAAAAAGTTTGGGATTCAAATAAAATTGTGTTAAATATTGATCATACTTTTCCTCCTTCATCAGAGCAAATAGCTAACCTTCATAAATTAATGAGGGAGTTTTCAATTAAATATAGGATTCCACTTCAAGAAGGAAATATTTGTCATCAATATCTTTTAGAGCGCTATGTTGTTCCTGGAATGCTTATAGCTGGTGCAGATTCTCATACAACAACTCATGGAGCTTTAGGAGCTTTTGCAATAGGAATAGGAAGCTCTGAAGCTGCAGCTGTATGGGCTTCAGGAGAAATTTGGCTTAAAGTTCCTAAAACAATTAAAATAATTTTTGAAGGGAAACTACCAAAAGGAGTATTCGCAAAAGATTTAGCTTTAGAAGTTGTTAAAAAGCTTGGAGCAAATGGAGCTAATTATAAAGCTATAGAATATTCAGGAGAATTAATTCAAGAATTATCAATATCTTCTAGAGCTACATTAACTAATATGGCTGCTGAAGCAGGAGCTAAAGCAGCTATAATAGAAGCTGATAAAAAAACTTTAAATTATTTAAAGTCAACTGAAAGAAAACCTATGCTTTTAATTACTTCTGGAAAAGAAGCTGACTATGAAAAAATATTAAGCATTAATGTTGAAGAACTTTCTCCTAGAGTTGCTGTTCCTCATAAAGTTGATAATGTTAAACCAATTGAGGAGGTTGAAGGCACCCCTATAAATCAAGCTTTTTTAGGGTCATGCACAAATGGTAGACTTGAAGATTTAGAGGCGGCTGCTGAAATTCTTAAAGGAAGAAAAGTTAAAGAAAATGTTAGATTTATTGTTACACCAGCTTCAAAAACAGTTTTTAATGAAGCATTAAAAAATGGAATTTTAGAAGTTTTAATGGAGGCTGGCGCTATTATCACTAATCCAACATGCGGGGCTTGCGTTGGAACACATTTAGGAGTATTAGGTGATGAAGAAGTATGTATTTCAAGCTCTAATAGAAATTTTATTGGGAGAATGGGTTCTAAAACTTCTAAGGTTTACTTAGCTTCACCAGCTACTGTAGCAGCTTCAGCTATTGAAGGAGTTATAACTGACCCAAGGAGGTTTCTTTAA
- a CDS encoding 3-isopropylmalate dehydratase small subunit — MKLIGKVWKFGSNIDTDVIIPYKYKARTLDPQELGMHCMEGLDPEFPRKINKGDFIVAGENFGCGSSREQAPIAIKSCGISAVIAESFARIFFRNAINVGLPVLECPNVTKEVNEGDTLEVDLENGVIINLINGKKLNCIKPPGFLMELLKTGGLIEYYKLYRRFPWKNL, encoded by the coding sequence ATGAAGTTAATTGGTAAAGTTTGGAAGTTTGGATCAAACATAGATACTGATGTGATAATACCGTATAAGTATAAAGCCAGAACACTTGACCCTCAAGAATTAGGAATGCATTGCATGGAAGGTTTAGACCCGGAATTCCCAAGAAAAATTAATAAAGGAGATTTTATTGTAGCTGGAGAAAATTTTGGATGCGGTTCAAGTAGAGAACAGGCACCTATAGCCATAAAAAGTTGTGGAATTTCAGCTGTTATAGCAGAAAGTTTTGCAAGAATATTTTTTAGAAACGCTATTAATGTAGGGCTACCTGTTTTAGAGTGCCCTAACGTAACAAAAGAAGTTAATGAAGGAGATACATTAGAAGTTGATTTAGAAAATGGTGTTATAATAAACTTGATTAATGGGAAAAAACTTAATTGCATTAAACCTCCAGGATTTTTAATGGAGCTGCTTAAAACTGGAGGGTTAATAGAATATTATAAACTTTATAGAAGGTTCCCATGGAAGAACCTGTAA
- a CDS encoding isocitrate/isopropylmalate dehydrogenase family protein — protein MVSKKYKIAVLPGDGIGPEVIDAALKVLDAIQQVSNLNFEFLIGEAGLNCVEKYGTNLPLHTIDLIKESDACLKGPMTTPEGAGTHVSVAVQLRKMFNLYANVRPCKSLPNVPSLKPNIDLIVLRENTEGLYSGKEFEVFPGIGIAMRIITKEASERIARFGFNLALKRKKHVTFIHKANILKITDGIFIQAVLNIAKEFPNVQVDDMHIDAAAMQLIKKPEFFDVIVTTNLFGDILSDEAAQTVGGLGVVPGANIGDNYGMFEPVHGSAPKYAGQNKVNPIATILASKMMLEYLKEFEAAKKIEEAVIKVLSEGKTLTYDLGGSAKTSEVAEAISKKILVNE, from the coding sequence ATGGTTTCAAAAAAATATAAAATTGCGGTTTTACCTGGTGATGGGATAGGTCCAGAGGTTATTGATGCTGCATTAAAAGTTCTTGATGCTATTCAACAAGTTTCAAATTTAAATTTTGAGTTTCTAATTGGAGAAGCTGGATTAAATTGTGTTGAAAAGTATGGAACAAATCTTCCATTGCATACTATAGATTTAATTAAAGAAAGTGATGCTTGCTTAAAAGGCCCTATGACTACTCCTGAAGGTGCTGGAACCCATGTAAGCGTTGCTGTTCAATTAAGAAAAATGTTTAATCTTTACGCTAATGTGAGACCATGCAAATCTCTCCCTAATGTTCCATCTTTAAAACCTAATATAGATTTAATTGTATTAAGAGAGAATACTGAAGGATTATATTCTGGAAAAGAATTTGAAGTATTTCCAGGCATCGGTATAGCTATGAGAATTATAACTAAAGAAGCTTCTGAAAGAATAGCTAGATTTGGTTTTAATCTTGCTCTTAAAAGAAAGAAACATGTTACATTTATTCATAAAGCTAATATATTAAAAATTACTGATGGAATATTTATTCAAGCAGTTTTGAATATAGCTAAGGAATTTCCAAATGTTCAAGTTGATGATATGCATATTGATGCTGCAGCAATGCAATTAATTAAAAAACCTGAGTTTTTTGACGTTATAGTAACAACAAATCTTTTTGGTGATATACTTTCTGATGAAGCTGCTCAAACTGTTGGTGGCTTGGGGGTTGTTCCAGGAGCTAATATTGGAGATAATTATGGGATGTTTGAGCCTGTACATGGCTCTGCACCTAAATATGCTGGACAAAATAAAGTTAATCCTATAGCTACAATTTTAGCTTCAAAAATGATGCTTGAATATTTAAAAGAGTTTGAAGCTGCAAAGAAAATTGAAGAAGCTGTAATAAAAGTTCTTAGTGAAGGAAAAACTTTAACCTATGATTTAGGAGGTTCAGCTAAAACAAGTGAAGTTGCTGAAGCTATTTCAAAAAAGATTTTAGTAAACGAATAA
- a CDS encoding MFS transporter, producing MNLINLPVRFINFNKRNQKNLLVFTFPLFGMFCLSMFRISIGVLIPEVSLEFSLNEVEVSFILSAYLTAMALVMALSGFASDKLGKKLIMSLGLFTVTLGIFMVYFSYSFGLLIASTFIAGIGAGFYTPALYAYAGELLPVSKGFLAGLSNSVYAFGGFFGPLIFSLITKAYNWRTAILFFAFLSLISFASIWIIPYNKIKVKQRKIPYTLLLKNKNIILITFALTIVNAGFVAFTAWTPKFLIEIEKFNIVYAGLLFGLYSFFGGFGTIIFGFLSDKFNRCKIISFVSATAAILTIFYYLISIYDNFLLRAIFSSILGLFSHAYWGLSTAAAQDFTESSFFGSITGFVQNIAVISAALSPPISGSLINCLGLRYALIISIALPYFIHSIIFMVLSLKTKVKM from the coding sequence TTGAATTTAATTAATCTTCCAGTTAGATTTATTAATTTTAATAAAAGAAATCAAAAGAATTTATTGGTTTTTACTTTCCCTCTTTTCGGTATGTTTTGTTTATCAATGTTTAGAATTTCAATAGGTGTTTTAATTCCTGAAGTTTCATTAGAGTTTTCTCTTAATGAAGTTGAAGTTAGCTTTATTTTATCAGCTTATTTAACTGCTATGGCGTTGGTTATGGCTTTAAGCGGTTTTGCTTCAGATAAACTTGGTAAAAAATTAATTATGAGTTTAGGATTATTTACCGTTACTTTAGGGATTTTCATGGTGTATTTTTCATATTCTTTCGGTTTGTTAATTGCTTCAACATTTATAGCTGGGATTGGAGCTGGCTTCTACACACCTGCATTATATGCTTATGCTGGAGAGCTTCTACCTGTAAGTAAAGGTTTTCTAGCTGGGTTAAGTAATAGCGTTTATGCATTTGGAGGCTTTTTCGGTCCATTAATTTTTAGTTTAATAACTAAAGCTTATAATTGGAGAACAGCAATTTTATTTTTTGCATTTTTAAGCTTAATAAGCTTTGCAAGCATTTGGATTATCCCTTATAATAAGATTAAAGTTAAACAAAGGAAAATCCCCTATACTCTCCTGTTAAAAAACAAAAATATTATTTTAATAACTTTTGCTTTAACTATAGTTAATGCAGGTTTTGTAGCATTTACAGCTTGGACGCCTAAATTTTTAATTGAAATAGAAAAGTTTAATATTGTTTATGCAGGATTACTATTTGGCTTATACTCTTTTTTTGGGGGATTCGGCACAATAATTTTCGGTTTTCTTTCAGATAAATTTAATAGATGTAAAATAATTAGTTTTGTGAGTGCAACAGCAGCAATACTAACTATATTTTATTACTTAATTTCAATTTATGATAATTTTCTTTTAAGAGCTATTTTTTCAAGTATTTTAGGGTTATTTTCTCATGCTTATTGGGGTCTTTCAACAGCAGCTGCGCAGGATTTTACTGAATCATCTTTTTTCGGTTCAATCACCGGCTTTGTACAAAATATAGCTGTGATAAGTGCTGCTCTCTCTCCTCCAATTTCTGGAAGCTTAATAAATTGTTTAGGTTTACGTTACGCATTAATAATTTCCATAGCATTACCTTATTTTATTCACAGCATAATTTTTATGGTTTTATCTCTTAAAACAAAAGTTAAAATGTGA
- a CDS encoding DUF367 family protein: MKLYIYHLHQDDPKKCTAIKLYKFKLVKLITNLRFTPKLTIVLNPYAKNILIPIDKEWIETNGLIAIDCSWNKIYETFRKHFKGINKRLPLLLAANPINYGKLGKLSSAEALASALYITSHREIAEKILSLFKWGETFLTLNKNLLKDYSKAKSEEEILKIEKEYFWRNYCP, translated from the coding sequence TTGAAGCTTTATATTTATCATTTACATCAAGATGATCCTAAAAAATGCACAGCAATAAAACTTTACAAGTTTAAATTAGTGAAGTTAATAACAAATCTAAGATTTACACCGAAACTTACTATAGTTTTAAATCCTTATGCAAAAAATATTTTAATCCCAATAGATAAAGAATGGATCGAAACTAACGGATTAATTGCTATAGATTGCTCTTGGAATAAAATTTATGAAACTTTTAGGAAACATTTTAAAGGCATAAATAAACGCTTACCACTTTTATTAGCTGCTAATCCAATAAATTATGGTAAACTAGGTAAGTTAAGCTCAGCTGAAGCTTTAGCTTCTGCCTTATATATAACTAGTCATAGAGAAATAGCTGAGAAAATTTTATCGCTTTTTAAATGGGGTGAAACTTTTTTAACGCTGAATAAAAATCTTTTAAAGGATTATAGTAAAGCTAAATCTGAAGAAGAAATTTTAAAAATTGAAAAAGAATATTTTTGGAGAAATTATTGTCCTTAA
- a CDS encoding M42 family metallopeptidase yields the protein MLNDLFNLLKEFSESLGPSGYENEVVNLLSMKIKPYVNEVWKDRFSNIVARKSGEGKGNVMIYAHIDEVGLIIKHIDEEGFLSFETLGGLDAKILPSQRVKILVKNGFITGVIGCKPPHLQTQKEMETPYKIEDLFIDVGAANRKEAESWGIKPGCAAALERSLEKIGKGNLVSGKALDDRVGCAIMVKVAEEVSREKFDFDLYFGGTVQEELGLRGSRVMAFSITPSLGLVIDTSTAGDFPGLNLKKAPLKVGAGPGIIIMDSGFMATEEVKELMISTAEEEKIPYQPVVVKGGTTDAAYIQLTKEGVPVGSIAVPSRYTHSTIEVVSLEDVANTVKLIAAILKRLNSEKLNALNKLKLI from the coding sequence ATGTTAAATGATTTATTTAATCTTCTTAAAGAATTTTCAGAAAGTTTAGGGCCATCAGGTTATGAAAATGAAGTTGTAAATCTTCTTTCAATGAAAATCAAACCATATGTAAATGAGGTTTGGAAAGATAGATTCTCTAATATTGTTGCGAGAAAATCTGGAGAAGGAAAAGGTAATGTAATGATTTACGCTCATATAGATGAAGTAGGGTTAATTATTAAACATATTGATGAGGAAGGTTTTTTGTCATTCGAAACTTTAGGGGGGCTTGATGCTAAAATTTTACCTTCACAAAGAGTTAAAATTCTTGTTAAAAACGGATTCATTACAGGAGTAATCGGATGCAAACCTCCGCATCTCCAAACCCAAAAAGAAATGGAAACTCCATATAAGATAGAAGACTTGTTTATAGATGTAGGTGCAGCTAATCGTAAAGAAGCTGAAAGTTGGGGTATAAAACCAGGATGCGCAGCAGCTTTAGAAAGAAGCTTAGAGAAAATAGGAAAAGGAAATTTAGTTTCTGGAAAAGCTTTAGATGATAGAGTAGGATGCGCAATAATGGTTAAAGTTGCTGAGGAAGTATCTAGAGAAAAATTTGATTTTGATCTTTATTTTGGAGGAACAGTGCAAGAGGAGCTTGGGCTTCGAGGCTCAAGAGTAATGGCTTTCAGTATAACGCCAAGCTTAGGTTTAGTTATTGATACTTCTACAGCTGGAGACTTCCCAGGTTTAAATCTTAAAAAAGCACCATTAAAAGTAGGGGCCGGTCCAGGAATAATAATTATGGATAGTGGCTTCATGGCAACCGAAGAAGTGAAAGAGCTTATGATTTCTACAGCTGAAGAAGAAAAGATTCCATATCAACCGGTAGTAGTTAAAGGTGGCACAACAGATGCAGCATATATTCAATTAACTAAAGAAGGGGTTCCAGTTGGTTCAATAGCTGTACCATCCAGGTATACACATTCAACAATAGAAGTTGTAAGTTTAGAAGATGTAGCTAATACTGTTAAATTAATTGCAGCTATACTAAAAAGATTAAATTCAGAAAAGCTTAATGCTTTAAATAAACTTAAATTAATTTAA
- a CDS encoding sulfurtransferase TusA family protein, with the protein MLRLFKLSKTQPDRKLNCLGLYCPEPIIKTRIELDKMKAGEILEVIADDPAAEEDIKSLIKRLNHQLISFRKKEDKLYFLIKKT; encoded by the coding sequence ATGCTTAGGTTATTTAAATTGAGTAAAACTCAACCAGATAGAAAGCTTAATTGCTTAGGTCTTTACTGCCCTGAACCAATAATTAAAACAAGAATAGAACTCGATAAAATGAAAGCGGGAGAAATCCTTGAGGTTATAGCAGATGATCCAGCAGCTGAAGAAGATATAAAAAGCCTAATTAAAAGATTAAATCATCAACTTATAAGTTTTCGAAAAAAAGAAGACAAACTCTACTTTTTAATAAAGAAAACTTAA
- a CDS encoding threonine synthase — MEGIKLSYIKALKCRDCGKTYPPTKIFLCENCFGPVDVIYDYEAIELSKSDLKKREKTLWRYKELLPLINESCIIDLGAGFTPLHKSNKLAKLLKLKELYIKDDSVNPTYSFKDRPSSVAVSKALEFNYKAVGCASTGNLAAATAAHAAKAGLPCYVFIPSNTELNKIIQAASYGANIIAVKGTYDNANMIAFQAADIYDLAIVNVNVRPYYVEGSKTLAFEVCEQLKWEAPDHIIVPMASGALLNAICKGFEELQKIGFIEKSKIKVSGAQAEGCAPIVNAFKSKTEDVKPIEKPNTIAKSLAIGDPGDGVYAIKRIKSSGGTAESVSDQEIIEAIKLLAKTEGIFTEPAGAVTIAVLKKLVENNFIDSDEKIVCYVTGNGLKTTEILVNSLKKPIEVEPTIESLENILTEALIWQK, encoded by the coding sequence ATGGAGGGGATAAAACTCAGCTATATTAAAGCTTTAAAATGCAGAGATTGCGGAAAAACCTATCCACCAACTAAAATATTTCTTTGCGAAAATTGCTTTGGACCGGTAGATGTAATTTACGATTATGAAGCAATTGAATTAAGTAAAAGCGATCTTAAAAAAAGAGAAAAAACGTTATGGCGATATAAAGAGCTTCTTCCATTAATAAACGAATCCTGCATAATAGATTTAGGAGCTGGCTTTACACCACTTCATAAATCTAATAAATTAGCGAAGCTGCTTAAGCTAAAAGAGCTTTATATTAAAGATGATAGCGTAAACCCAACATATTCTTTTAAAGATAGACCTTCTTCAGTAGCTGTTTCTAAAGCTTTAGAATTTAATTATAAAGCTGTAGGATGCGCTTCAACAGGAAACTTAGCTGCTGCTACAGCAGCTCACGCAGCTAAAGCAGGTTTACCATGCTACGTTTTCATTCCAAGTAATACAGAATTAAATAAAATTATTCAAGCAGCATCTTATGGAGCAAATATTATTGCTGTAAAAGGAACATATGATAACGCTAATATGATTGCTTTTCAAGCAGCTGATATATATGATTTAGCTATAGTAAACGTTAACGTTAGACCATACTATGTTGAAGGCTCAAAAACTTTAGCTTTCGAAGTTTGCGAGCAACTTAAATGGGAAGCCCCAGATCACATAATTGTTCCAATGGCTAGCGGCGCTTTATTAAACGCTATATGCAAAGGTTTCGAAGAGCTCCAAAAAATAGGTTTTATAGAGAAATCTAAAATAAAAGTTTCAGGAGCTCAAGCTGAAGGATGCGCTCCAATCGTAAATGCTTTTAAATCTAAAACTGAAGACGTAAAACCTATAGAGAAGCCTAACACTATAGCTAAAAGCTTAGCGATAGGCGATCCAGGCGACGGCGTTTACGCAATTAAAAGAATAAAAAGTTCAGGAGGCACAGCTGAATCAGTAAGCGATCAAGAAATAATTGAAGCAATAAAGCTTTTAGCTAAAACCGAAGGAATATTCACTGAACCTGCTGGAGCAGTTACTATTGCTGTTTTAAAGAAGCTTGTTGAAAACAACTTTATAGATTCAGATGAAAAAATTGTATGTTATGTTACTGGGAATGGATTAAAAACTACTGAAATTTTAGTAAACAGCTTAAAAAAGCCTATAGAGGTTGAACCCACAATTGAAAGCTTAGAAAATATTTTAACGGAGGCGTTAATTTGGCAAAAATAA
- a CDS encoding ThiF family adenylyltransferase, whose protein sequence is MAKIKIKFPSILSKFTNGERNIEVSALNLNEAFEKLEERFGLTLKQALFNQDGSLKRTISVLLNGRNVRSLNFQEVKLNDGDEVVVIPIVGGGSTTLLINELERYSRQIALRKIGLEGQRKLKEAKVSIVGVGGLGCVSAVQLAAMGVGYLKIIDQDVIEVTNLHRQLLYDVESIGYPKVEVAEKKLKLLNPNIDVEAEALTINRSTVFEAIKDVDLVIDGLDRIEPRYAVNEACIKLKIPYIFGSAIEMYGSASTIIPGETGCLECFLGKISDENLPTCETVGVFPPVLSIIASIQTSEAVNLILKHPPALANKLLFLSLENSINLDIFPIKKSDFCSTCSGKYEKEEEELNKYLISELCGKNAFMVSTTKLKSYDLDHITEVLIKKFKVNFKSNFSLTFNYSSHISVTFMKNGNMLIKGASSKKEAEEVYNSIMNLIELS, encoded by the coding sequence TTGGCAAAAATAAAAATTAAATTTCCATCAATTCTTTCAAAATTTACTAATGGAGAAAGAAATATTGAAGTTTCAGCTTTAAATTTAAATGAAGCCTTTGAAAAACTTGAAGAAAGATTCGGTTTAACACTTAAGCAAGCTTTATTTAATCAAGATGGAAGCTTAAAAAGAACTATAAGTGTGCTTTTAAATGGGAGAAATGTTAGATCCTTAAATTTTCAGGAAGTGAAATTAAATGATGGTGATGAAGTGGTTGTGATTCCAATTGTTGGAGGAGGCTCAACCACACTTTTAATAAATGAATTGGAAAGGTATTCAAGGCAAATAGCTTTAAGAAAGATAGGTTTAGAGGGGCAGAGAAAACTTAAGGAAGCTAAAGTTTCAATTGTTGGAGTTGGTGGTTTAGGATGCGTTTCAGCTGTTCAATTAGCAGCTATGGGCGTTGGCTACTTAAAAATAATTGATCAAGATGTAATTGAAGTAACAAACTTGCATAGGCAACTACTTTATGATGTTGAATCAATTGGTTACCCTAAAGTTGAGGTTGCTGAAAAAAAGTTGAAGTTACTGAATCCAAACATTGATGTTGAAGCTGAAGCTTTAACAATTAACCGTTCTACAGTCTTTGAAGCTATAAAAGATGTTGATTTAGTTATTGATGGTCTTGATAGAATTGAACCTAGATATGCTGTTAATGAAGCTTGCATTAAACTTAAAATACCTTATATTTTTGGTTCAGCTATAGAAATGTACGGTTCAGCCTCCACTATAATTCCTGGAGAGACTGGATGTCTTGAATGTTTTTTAGGTAAAATAAGCGATGAAAATTTACCGACATGCGAAACTGTAGGAGTTTTCCCTCCAGTATTAAGCATCATCGCTAGCATTCAAACTTCTGAAGCGGTAAATTTGATTTTAAAGCATCCACCTGCTTTAGCTAATAAACTTTTATTTCTCTCTCTAGAAAACTCAATTAACTTGGATATTTTTCCAATAAAGAAGTCTGATTTCTGTTCAACTTGCAGCGGTAAATACGAAAAGGAAGAAGAAGAGTTAAATAAATATTTAATTTCAGAGCTTTGCGGTAAAAACGCTTTTATGGTTTCAACTACAAAGCTAAAAAGCTATGACTTAGACCATATAACTGAAGTTTTAATCAAAAAATTTAAGGTTAACTTTAAGTCGAACTTCAGCTTAACCTTTAATTACTCAAGCCATATTTCTGTAACATTTATGAAGAATGGAAATATGCTTATAAAAGGGGCTTCATCAAAAAAAGAGGCGGAAGAAGTATATAACTCTATAATGAATTTAATTGAATTGAGTTAA
- a CDS encoding NAD(P)H-hydrate dehydratase gives MKALELNSEYLGVSTLQLMENAGKAVAEEISKRFKPNAKVTVFCGTGRNGGDGLVAARHLASLGFKVSVKLIGKESDLKSSIVVKNWEAVKSMLWSIETQILPDSSVVNSCESDVIIDALLGTGAKGLLKQPILQAVKAINESKGFKVAVDIPTGIDSDSGEILGDAVKADLTVTFHKPKFGLKKAKEFCGEVKVAEIGIPLEAELFAGPGDVELVKKPRSLEAHKGDFGRLLIIGGSETYIGAPTFVGLAALRVGVDLVYIASPEKTAYAISTISPNLITIKLFGDHLSLDNLGEIQSLIKRVDAVVVGPGLGTHKETEEALKKIFNVLNEFKKPFLIDADAIKTFGETKINLEAPVILTPHAGEFEKLTGVKPSSLIRERIEEVKEAARKFKAVILLKGYVDVISNGEKFKLNFTGNPGMTVGGTGDVLAGIAGAFLAQGIDPFKSAVAAAFINGVAGDTAYSEKGYHIVSTDLIEKIPKAIDEASQLRFSFKR, from the coding sequence ATGAAAGCTTTAGAATTAAACTCTGAGTATTTAGGTGTTTCTACTCTTCAACTTATGGAAAACGCTGGAAAGGCTGTTGCTGAAGAAATATCTAAGAGATTTAAACCTAATGCTAAAGTAACTGTTTTTTGTGGAACTGGAAGAAATGGGGGGGATGGTTTAGTTGCTGCTAGGCATTTAGCAAGCTTAGGCTTTAAAGTTTCAGTTAAATTGATTGGTAAGGAAAGTGATTTAAAATCAAGCATAGTTGTAAAAAATTGGGAAGCTGTAAAAAGCATGTTATGGAGTATAGAAACACAAATTTTACCCGACTCATCGGTTGTTAACTCATGTGAAAGCGATGTTATAATAGATGCTTTGCTTGGAACAGGTGCTAAAGGTTTATTAAAGCAACCTATTCTTCAAGCTGTAAAAGCAATAAATGAATCTAAAGGATTTAAAGTTGCTGTTGATATTCCAACAGGTATCGATTCAGATTCAGGTGAAATTCTTGGTGATGCTGTTAAAGCTGATTTAACAGTAACTTTTCATAAACCTAAATTTGGATTAAAGAAAGCTAAAGAATTCTGCGGCGAAGTTAAAGTTGCTGAAATAGGAATACCTTTAGAAGCAGAATTATTTGCTGGACCTGGAGATGTTGAGCTTGTTAAAAAACCTAGAAGCTTAGAAGCTCATAAAGGTGATTTCGGAAGGTTGCTTATAATTGGCGGAAGTGAAACCTATATTGGTGCACCTACATTTGTTGGTTTAGCTGCTTTAAGGGTTGGAGTAGATTTAGTTTATATTGCTTCTCCAGAAAAAACTGCTTATGCTATTTCAACAATTTCACCAAATTTAATTACAATTAAATTATTTGGGGATCATCTTTCACTTGATAATCTTGGAGAAATTCAATCTTTAATAAAAAGAGTTGACGCGGTGGTTGTTGGACCAGGTTTAGGAACCCATAAAGAAACTGAAGAAGCTTTAAAAAAAATATTTAACGTTCTTAATGAATTTAAAAAACCATTTTTAATTGATGCTGATGCTATTAAAACTTTTGGAGAAACAAAAATAAATCTTGAAGCTCCAGTTATTTTAACTCCTCATGCAGGTGAATTTGAAAAACTTACAGGCGTGAAACCTTCATCATTAATAAGAGAAAGAATTGAAGAAGTTAAGGAAGCCGCAAGAAAATTTAAAGCTGTAATATTGCTTAAAGGGTATGTTGATGTAATTTCTAATGGAGAAAAATTTAAGCTTAATTTTACAGGAAATCCTGGAATGACTGTTGGAGGTACAGGAGATGTTTTAGCTGGAATTGCAGGAGCATTTTTAGCTCAAGGCATTGACCCGTTTAAATCTGCTGTTGCAGCTGCATTCATTAATGGTGTCGCTGGAGATACAGCTTATTCAGAAAAAGGTTATCATATTGTTTCAACAGATTTAATTGAGAAAATTCCTAAAGCTATTGATGAAGCTTCTCAACTAAGGTTTTCTTTTAAACGCTAG